Proteins encoded in a region of the Streptomyces sp. NBC_00513 genome:
- a CDS encoding bifunctional 2-polyprenyl-6-hydroxyphenol methylase/3-demethylubiquinol 3-O-methyltransferase UbiG, whose translation MYRHTEDPWHLAERWYERRKYDLTVAALPQERYRRAFEPACSVGELTHRLAARCDSVLACDRVASAVETARRSNGGHPHVDIRQMTVPAQWPEGTFDLVVLSELLYYLDPPTERTLLDHVLAALEPGGTLVTVHWNHAVPEHLSTGSDIARSLDGTPGLRLLADHREDDFVLQIHHRLLPDGSRPATPAEQEGLV comes from the coding sequence ATGTACCGACACACCGAGGACCCCTGGCACCTCGCGGAACGCTGGTACGAGCGCCGCAAGTACGACCTGACCGTCGCCGCCCTGCCGCAGGAGCGCTACCGCAGGGCCTTCGAACCCGCCTGCTCGGTCGGGGAACTGACCCACCGCCTGGCAGCCCGCTGCGACTCGGTCCTCGCCTGCGACCGGGTGGCGTCGGCCGTCGAGACCGCCCGGCGGAGCAACGGCGGACACCCGCACGTGGACATCCGGCAGATGACCGTTCCCGCCCAATGGCCTGAGGGAACCTTCGACCTGGTCGTCCTGTCCGAGCTGCTCTACTACCTCGACCCGCCGACGGAACGGACCCTGCTGGACCACGTCCTCGCGGCGCTGGAACCAGGCGGAACCCTGGTGACCGTCCACTGGAACCACGCCGTCCCCGAGCACCTCTCCACCGGGAGCGACATCGCCCGAAGCCTGGACGGGACCCCCGGCCTGCGCCTGTTGGCCGACCATCGCGAAGACGACTTCGTCCTCCAGATCCACCACCGCCTCCTCCCGGACGGCAGCCGACCGGCGACACCCGCCGAGCAGGAAGGCCTGGTGTGA
- a CDS encoding PPOX class F420-dependent oxidoreductase codes for MPVPLGEDVGALLRRPSTCYIATTMPDGSPQLTQTWVDTDGEHVLINSVESHQKTRNIARDPRVAVAVADPAQPASYVQIRGRVVRVTTEGAVAHIEALAQKYLGGPYPWYGGTDQVRVIYVIRPDRISSPTA; via the coding sequence GTGCCCGTACCCCTCGGCGAGGACGTGGGGGCGCTACTGCGTCGCCCCAGCACTTGCTACATCGCGACGACGATGCCCGACGGCTCGCCCCAGCTCACGCAGACGTGGGTCGACACCGATGGCGAGCACGTCCTGATCAACAGCGTCGAGTCACATCAGAAGACCCGGAACATCGCACGTGACCCGCGGGTGGCCGTCGCGGTCGCCGACCCCGCGCAGCCCGCCTCCTACGTCCAGATCCGCGGCCGTGTGGTGCGCGTGACCACCGAGGGGGCGGTCGCGCACATCGAGGCCCTCGCTCAGAAGTACCTCGGCGGCCCCTACCCCTGGTACGGCGGCACCGACCAGGTCCGCGTGATCTACGTGATCCGACCGGACCGCATCAGCTCCCCCACCGCCTGA
- a CDS encoding glycosyltransferase family 2 protein produces the protein MNPETVAPGTEVLEALAVVVPAHDEEALLPAALAAVRTATLHPALRRLRVLTVVVADHCRDNTASLAREAGATVVTGSFRNPGQARAVGVRRALRELGPSASHAWIATTDADSEVPADWLAHQLARAREGWEAVVGTVMLPPRSPLADRLRTRYEATRPSDGEWYHPHVHGANLGVTAHAYLSVGGFPPLGVGEDHALVDALNRAGHRVLTTAACPVLTSARVRGRARGGFADDLAALGSHHLEGHQPTAG, from the coding sequence GTGAACCCCGAAACCGTGGCCCCCGGAACCGAGGTCCTTGAAGCCCTGGCCGTCGTGGTCCCCGCCCATGACGAGGAGGCCCTCCTGCCGGCCGCGCTCGCCGCCGTCCGCACCGCCACCCTGCACCCGGCTCTCCGCCGCCTGAGGGTCCTCACCGTGGTCGTCGCGGACCACTGTCGCGACAACACCGCGTCCCTCGCTCGCGAAGCCGGTGCCACCGTCGTCACCGGCAGCTTCCGCAACCCCGGCCAGGCGCGCGCCGTCGGTGTCCGCCGAGCCCTGCGGGAACTCGGCCCGTCGGCATCACACGCGTGGATCGCCACCACCGACGCCGACAGTGAAGTGCCCGCGGACTGGCTGGCCCACCAGCTCGCCCGCGCCCGCGAGGGCTGGGAGGCGGTCGTGGGCACGGTGATGCTCCCGCCCAGGTCACCCCTGGCAGACCGCCTCCGGACCCGGTACGAGGCGACCCGACCGTCGGACGGGGAGTGGTACCACCCGCACGTGCACGGAGCGAACCTCGGTGTCACCGCGCACGCGTACCTCTCCGTCGGCGGCTTCCCCCCGCTCGGGGTAGGCGAGGACCACGCGCTGGTCGACGCCCTGAACCGCGCCGGGCACCGCGTCCTGACCACGGCTGCCTGCCCGGTCCTCACTTCGGCACGAGTCCGAGGTCGCGCCCGCGGCGGCTTCGCCGACGACCTGGCCGCCTTGGGCTCTCACCACCTGGAGGGACACCAGCCGACCGCGGGTTGA